The Planococcus donghaensis genome contains a region encoding:
- a CDS encoding IS4 family transposase → MTAPATLNYLDPLFAFLAPEKVDALAKETGFIQRKRKLTASDFLSLLFQAHGNFIDPSLQELSTKLLADQEIDISRTAVDKKFTKQAVHFLHRLVEELFQIQQSLELVKHPVAVDWPFTSLRILDATHLEVPNSLKARAKKTRQSSVKIQHEFDVLTGRLTFLRVDFGNVNDTIMGGKRVPFLDEQELCLQDLGYFHFHSFEQIDENHNYFLTKFRNDAYLAYQNPFPAYHPDGSVVKSSEYQRIELERLCENMAPGEILELEQVYFGRDAHFSARCVLFARSEEQRQQRLQKIQRRASKSGKKPKQLVRDLAGITGYMTNLPEPVSGSHLVELYRMRWQIELNFKALKSYLEIDHFRLVKQERWLCHIYATLLVFLLSQLIAYQIRNAIWGVEEKEISETIAIRSIACEFLAQMYEAVKQKKKTLLAFVPLISHLFSRTARKPNSAKGTALKRLQFI, encoded by the coding sequence ATGACAGCTCCAGCTACACTTAACTACCTCGATCCGCTATTTGCATTCCTGGCACCAGAGAAGGTCGACGCCCTAGCCAAAGAAACGGGATTTATTCAACGAAAAAGAAAACTAACTGCCAGCGATTTTCTGTCGTTGCTTTTTCAGGCCCATGGAAATTTCATCGATCCTAGCTTGCAAGAACTCAGTACCAAGCTTCTGGCTGATCAGGAAATCGACATCAGTCGTACCGCAGTCGATAAGAAATTCACTAAGCAAGCTGTCCATTTTCTTCACCGGTTGGTCGAAGAGTTATTCCAGATTCAACAATCTCTTGAACTAGTGAAACACCCAGTGGCAGTGGATTGGCCCTTTACTAGCTTGCGCATTTTAGATGCCACGCACCTCGAGGTGCCTAATTCGTTGAAAGCGCGCGCGAAAAAAACACGCCAAAGCTCGGTGAAAATCCAACATGAATTTGATGTGTTAACGGGACGGCTGACCTTTTTGCGTGTCGATTTTGGCAACGTCAACGACACCATTATGGGTGGGAAACGGGTGCCGTTTCTGGACGAGCAAGAATTGTGCTTGCAAGACCTCGGCTATTTTCATTTCCACTCATTCGAGCAGATTGATGAAAACCACAACTACTTTCTCACCAAGTTTCGGAATGACGCTTATTTAGCCTATCAAAACCCGTTCCCTGCCTATCATCCGGATGGATCTGTGGTGAAAAGTAGCGAGTATCAGCGCATTGAACTCGAGCGCCTTTGTGAGAACATGGCACCGGGAGAAATCTTGGAACTGGAACAAGTTTACTTTGGTCGAGATGCGCATTTTTCAGCACGATGTGTGCTATTTGCCCGAAGCGAAGAACAACGCCAACAACGACTGCAAAAAATTCAGCGCCGGGCATCCAAAAGTGGGAAGAAACCCAAGCAGCTGGTTCGTGATTTAGCTGGAATAACCGGCTATATGACCAACTTACCCGAACCTGTTTCAGGTTCGCACCTTGTTGAATTGTATCGCATGCGTTGGCAAATTGAATTGAATTTTAAGGCGTTGAAATCCTATTTGGAAATCGATCATTTCCGATTGGTCAAACAAGAGCGTTGGCTCTGCCATATCTATGCCACATTACTGGTCTTCCTGTTAAGCCAATTGATTGCGTATCAAATTCGGAATGCGATTTGGGGAGTCGAGGAGAAAGAAATTAGCGAAACCATCGCGATTCGAAGTATCGCCTGTGAGTTTTTGGCGCAAATGTATGAAGCCGTCAAACAAAAAAAGAAGACGCTTCTGGCTTTTGTTCCCTTGATTTCCCACTTATTCAGCAGGACTGCACGGAAGCCGAATTCCGCTAAAGGAACAGCCTTGAAACGCCTTCAATTCATCTAG
- a CDS encoding ABC transporter permease, giving the protein MQVVEKNNFEKNKSSVKDNATQFLFKYGAIALLVFIIFYFSTISDAFFTYANFTDILRSISIVTLLALGVTFTLVVGGFDLSVGSTMSFSTVVSASLMVWYDMPLWLVLILPLLIGVLVGAFNSFLIVIIGIPDLLATLSVMYIVAGLHRTYTEGYSIYNNMPLTSGGTAPGQLSDAFLWIGQGQLMGLPVPVWIMLVMVIASYIVLKHTRWGRVLYMTGGNAEAATLSGVNVKKVKFTAYVVSGVFASMAGILFTARVGSGQIDAGAPLMMEAVAAVFVGYSVLGVGKPNALGTFFGAAIIGILLNGLTIQNLPYYAFDIIKGSVLVAALAVTYIYAKKKLNRT; this is encoded by the coding sequence ATGCAAGTGGTGGAAAAGAACAATTTTGAGAAAAACAAGAGCTCAGTGAAAGACAATGCGACACAGTTTCTGTTTAAATATGGCGCAATTGCTTTGCTGGTGTTTATCATTTTTTATTTTAGTACAATCAGTGATGCTTTTTTCACATATGCTAATTTCACAGACATTTTACGCTCGATTTCCATTGTGACGTTATTAGCTTTAGGCGTGACGTTTACGCTTGTAGTAGGTGGCTTTGATCTGTCAGTGGGTTCGACAATGTCATTTTCGACCGTCGTTTCTGCATCATTAATGGTGTGGTACGACATGCCGTTATGGCTTGTTCTTATTCTGCCATTACTAATTGGAGTTTTAGTTGGTGCCTTCAACAGTTTTCTCATTGTGATCATTGGCATTCCAGACTTGCTCGCAACTTTAAGCGTGATGTATATCGTAGCTGGTTTGCACCGAACTTATACGGAAGGCTATTCAATCTATAATAATATGCCTCTAACTTCAGGTGGCACCGCACCTGGTCAATTATCGGACGCCTTTCTTTGGATAGGACAAGGACAATTAATGGGTCTGCCGGTTCCTGTTTGGATCATGCTAGTAATGGTTATAGCTTCTTACATCGTACTGAAACACACGCGCTGGGGAAGAGTTCTTTATATGACGGGAGGAAATGCTGAAGCTGCCACATTGTCAGGAGTTAACGTTAAAAAAGTGAAATTTACAGCTTATGTGGTATCTGGTGTCTTTGCATCAATGGCCGGTATCCTCTTTACGGCACGCGTCGGTTCGGGACAAATTGATGCAGGAGCTCCCTTAATGATGGAGGCGGTTGCGGCTGTCTTCGTGGGATATTCAGTTTTAGGAGTAGGTAAGCCAAATGCTTTAGGTACATTTTTTGGCGCAGCAATTATTGGGATTTTGTTAAACGGACTGACGATACAGAATCTTCCCTATTATGCCTTCGATATTATTAAAGGAAGTGTATTAGTCGCTGCTTTAGCAGTTACTTATATTTATGCTAAAAAGAAACTCAACAGAACATAA
- a CDS encoding sugar ABC transporter ATP-binding protein, with product MAEPLLSMSAIGKKFGTVTALQNAKFHLKKGEVHAILGVNGAGKSTLIKILSGVYQQDNGTIYLDGSLIQLTTPKSAKENGIYCVYQEVDTAIVADLTVAENILLDTFANKGKLFISKHKLNDKARMILHELQVDHLNVQQKAVHLTLAEKQLVLIARALVHSAKIIIFDEPTAPLSIHESEKLYAVISKLKRKGVGCIFISHRLPEVFAISDRITVMREGTWVETYNTSDADQSQVIEAMLGEALSHELEPNTHFQGAHYLQVENLSDGHKLKNLSLTVSSGEVVGVVGLVGAGKTELAKAIFGATPLTSGTIKLEGKVTKIKHPADAIKAGMALIPEERRKEGLFVQESLEVNATFPNLKKFSKGLFINRKAEKRYASEIIERLRVKTSSTETALLHLSGGNQQKIAIGKWISLDSALYLFDEPTKGVDIGAKVDIFKLIRQLTEKGKGCLYFSSEIHEVLGISDRILIMHNGQIVKELSRQEATQERILLYASGGKEQF from the coding sequence ATGGCGGAACCTTTACTTTCGATGTCGGCTATTGGAAAAAAATTCGGTACAGTGACAGCGTTGCAAAATGCCAAGTTCCATTTAAAAAAAGGTGAAGTTCATGCCATTCTAGGCGTCAATGGTGCGGGGAAAAGCACGTTAATTAAAATCCTGTCCGGGGTCTATCAACAAGATAACGGAACTATCTATTTGGATGGCTCTCTTATCCAACTGACCACGCCAAAGTCAGCTAAAGAGAATGGGATTTATTGTGTTTATCAGGAAGTGGATACTGCAATTGTGGCAGATCTAACAGTGGCAGAAAATATCTTACTTGATACATTTGCGAATAAGGGTAAGTTATTTATCTCAAAACACAAACTCAACGACAAAGCTCGAATGATTTTGCATGAATTGCAAGTAGACCATTTGAATGTTCAGCAAAAAGCAGTGCATCTAACATTAGCAGAAAAACAGTTGGTGTTAATTGCAAGAGCATTGGTCCACTCAGCAAAAATCATCATCTTTGATGAACCTACAGCTCCTCTATCCATTCATGAATCGGAAAAATTGTATGCCGTTATTTCGAAACTAAAACGAAAAGGCGTTGGATGTATCTTTATTTCGCATCGGTTGCCAGAAGTGTTTGCAATTAGTGACCGGATTACGGTAATGCGTGAAGGGACCTGGGTTGAAACTTATAATACGAGCGATGCGGATCAAAGTCAGGTGATAGAAGCAATGCTCGGGGAGGCACTGAGCCATGAATTAGAACCAAACACACACTTTCAAGGAGCGCATTATTTGCAAGTAGAAAATTTGTCGGATGGACATAAACTTAAAAACTTGTCGCTGACGGTTTCATCAGGCGAAGTGGTTGGTGTCGTCGGTCTCGTCGGTGCCGGAAAAACGGAACTTGCGAAAGCTATATTTGGAGCAACTCCTCTCACATCAGGAACGATAAAGCTTGAAGGCAAGGTGACCAAAATTAAGCATCCGGCTGACGCCATCAAAGCAGGAATGGCATTGATTCCCGAAGAGCGGAGAAAAGAAGGGTTATTTGTTCAGGAATCATTAGAGGTTAATGCGACATTTCCCAACTTGAAAAAATTCTCTAAAGGTTTGTTCATAAATCGAAAAGCCGAAAAAAGGTATGCCAGTGAGATAATTGAACGTTTGCGCGTTAAAACTAGTAGTACTGAAACTGCGCTTCTCCACTTAAGTGGAGGAAACCAACAGAAAATAGCAATCGGAAAATGGATTTCGCTCGATTCTGCTTTGTACCTGTTTGATGAACCGACTAAAGGTGTGGATATTGGAGCAAAAGTGGACATTTTTAAATTGATTCGTCAATTGACGGAAAAAGGCAAAGGGTGTTTGTATTTTTCTAGTGAAATTCATGAAGTTCTCGGAATTTCCGATCGCATTCTCATCATGCACAACGGTCAAATCGTGAAGGAATTGTCACGGCAAGAAGCGACCCAAGAAAGGATTTTGTTGTATGCAAGTGGTGGAAAAGAACAATTTTGA
- a CDS encoding sugar ABC transporter substrate-binding protein, which yields MKKQSFWLLVTLLLIGIVLGACQPKGEVTEEKTSSETEAKTSAHPLAGKEIALIMQINLGTFSAQYIAGVEEQIENFGGKVTVFTSEGDLAKMASNLDAAINQGVDGILIDHGTKEALNQGVEKALEKGISVVAFDAGIDMDGVVSLEQGDQQMAQMTLEKLAQDNEGKANIVKIWTAGFAPMERRQIAYEKFLADNPNIQEVTAFGSATSNTALDTQSQMEAILKQYPNEGEITAVWASWDEFAKGAVRAIEQAGRTDIKVYGIDMSDEDLQLMQKENSPWLASAAVDPTDIGCIQVRYLYQLLNGEQPEEKVILEPIFIEAQNLPEEAVTTDKLSDYIEGWGSSEQGYTDDLRELEGQ from the coding sequence ATGAAAAAACAATCGTTCTGGCTACTTGTCACTTTATTATTAATCGGTATTGTATTGGGTGCTTGTCAACCTAAAGGAGAGGTTACAGAAGAAAAAACTTCTTCAGAAACAGAAGCAAAAACCTCAGCTCATCCGCTTGCAGGTAAAGAAATTGCTTTAATCATGCAGATCAACCTCGGTACTTTTTCTGCACAATACATAGCAGGTGTTGAAGAGCAAATTGAAAATTTCGGAGGCAAAGTGACGGTTTTCACTTCTGAAGGAGATTTGGCGAAAATGGCTTCTAACTTAGATGCTGCGATTAACCAAGGCGTCGATGGTATTTTAATTGATCACGGCACAAAAGAAGCGTTAAACCAAGGGGTGGAAAAAGCGCTAGAAAAAGGGATTTCAGTTGTGGCATTTGATGCAGGAATTGATATGGACGGCGTCGTTTCTTTGGAACAAGGCGATCAACAAATGGCACAGATGACTTTGGAAAAATTAGCACAAGACAATGAGGGCAAAGCCAATATCGTCAAAATTTGGACTGCTGGTTTTGCACCGATGGAAAGACGTCAAATAGCATATGAAAAATTCTTGGCAGATAACCCAAATATCCAAGAAGTCACAGCGTTTGGATCTGCAACTAGCAATACGGCATTGGATACACAGTCACAAATGGAAGCTATATTGAAGCAATATCCAAATGAAGGAGAAATTACAGCAGTATGGGCTTCATGGGACGAATTTGCTAAAGGCGCTGTTCGTGCTATCGAACAGGCTGGTCGGACAGATATTAAAGTTTATGGAATCGATATGAGTGATGAGGATCTTCAGTTAATGCAAAAAGAAAACAGCCCTTGGCTAGCTTCTGCAGCGGTTGACCCAACAGATATTGGGTGCATTCAAGTGCGCTATTTATACCAATTGCTAAATGGAGAACAACCGGAAGAAAAAGTAATTCTAGAACCTATATTTATTGAGGCACAGAATTTACCGGAAGAAGCGGTGACAACCGATAAACTGAGCGACTATATAGAAGGTTGGGGGTCAAGTGAGCAAGGTTATACAGATGACTTGCGTGAATTGGAAGGGCAATAA
- the mtnA gene encoding S-methyl-5-thioribose-1-phosphate isomerase has translation MSIPLSIKWNGQQLTILDQQKLPHLIEYVTLETIEDVYEAIFSLKVRGAPAIGITAAYGLALGAQRHETVSLGAFQQYIKKDVSYLNASRPTAVNLAWALNRLQDKVSEATNVEQAKQLLLAEAIKIHEEDEASCRRIGEHALTLLEGRTKVMTICNAGSIATAKYGTALAPFHLGSERGRHFDVYACETRPVYQGARLTVWELQQSNVDVTLITDSMAAHTIKAKGIEAIIVGADRIAANGDTANKIGTFNLALLAKAFNIPFYVAAPVSTFDLEIEDGTAIPIEERNPEEITHMNGRPIAPLGTKVFNPAFDVTPSQLITAIITEKGIITADYQKNISRLLAASIRKGEKI, from the coding sequence ATGAGCATTCCTTTATCTATCAAATGGAATGGTCAGCAACTGACTATTCTAGACCAACAAAAACTACCACACCTTATCGAATACGTAACACTTGAAACTATAGAAGATGTTTACGAAGCCATCTTTTCATTAAAAGTTCGAGGTGCTCCAGCCATTGGCATCACAGCCGCCTATGGATTGGCTCTTGGAGCTCAGCGGCATGAAACGGTTTCACTGGGAGCTTTTCAGCAATACATAAAAAAAGATGTATCTTACTTAAACGCTTCAAGACCAACAGCCGTTAACCTAGCTTGGGCGCTGAATCGTCTCCAGGATAAAGTTAGTGAAGCAACTAATGTCGAGCAGGCAAAGCAACTATTGTTAGCAGAGGCCATTAAGATTCACGAAGAAGACGAAGCTTCTTGTCGGCGTATCGGTGAGCATGCGTTGACGTTGTTAGAAGGGCGCACAAAAGTCATGACGATTTGTAATGCTGGTTCCATCGCGACTGCAAAATATGGCACAGCCCTAGCACCGTTTCATCTGGGCAGTGAACGCGGCCGTCATTTTGATGTCTATGCTTGCGAAACTCGTCCAGTTTATCAAGGTGCGCGTTTAACGGTATGGGAACTGCAACAATCAAACGTTGATGTGACCTTAATCACTGACAGCATGGCGGCACATACGATTAAAGCAAAAGGCATCGAAGCTATTATTGTCGGTGCAGACCGCATTGCCGCTAATGGGGACACTGCAAACAAAATTGGTACTTTTAATTTGGCTTTATTGGCCAAAGCTTTTAATATTCCTTTTTATGTTGCGGCGCCAGTTTCGACATTCGATTTGGAGATTGAAGACGGGACGGCAATTCCGATTGAAGAGCGCAACCCGGAGGAAATTACTCATATGAATGGACGGCCGATTGCGCCACTTGGCACAAAAGTATTTAATCCCGCATTTGATGTGACACCGTCGCAGCTGATTACCGCAATTATTACCGAAAAAGGCATTATTACCGCCGACTACCAAAAAAATATCTCTAGGTTGCTTGCCGCATCTATAAGAAAAGGAGAAAAAATATGA
- the mtnK gene encoding S-methyl-5-thioribose kinase, which translates to MTLTIPTTYKGLTEVTAIALAKAVYTFEPTAELSCREIGDGNLNYVFQIEDSKTGNRVIIKQALPYAKIIGESWPLTLKRATIEANVLRKHGEFVPSLVPVVYAADETLAITVMEDLSHLVIAREGLINGQNFPRLSQDIGEYLAQTLFHTSDYGLHPFEKKRLVAEFTNPELCKITEDLIFTDPFFDLETNNYEPQLQSTAEAIWKDQKLQLEVAKLKKSFLTESEALLHGDLHTGSIFASTTETKVIDPEFGFYGPIGFDVGLFLGNLIFQWITREGIERQVIASHIEKTWDVFAFSFSELWKRESVESFRDTQGYLEFVLDKVLTDAAGFAGCELIRRTIGLAHVKDLDSIAETEKRINSKEQALYTGRALILQRQQIDSITDFLKILQEVYK; encoded by the coding sequence ATGACGCTTACTATTCCAACCACTTATAAAGGATTAACTGAAGTGACGGCAATTGCTTTAGCAAAAGCTGTCTATACTTTTGAGCCTACAGCCGAGTTGAGCTGCCGAGAAATTGGTGACGGCAATTTGAATTATGTTTTTCAAATCGAAGATTCGAAAACAGGCAACCGTGTAATTATTAAGCAAGCACTGCCATATGCCAAAATCATTGGGGAAAGTTGGCCGCTCACTTTAAAGCGTGCAACGATTGAAGCCAATGTTCTTAGAAAGCACGGTGAGTTTGTGCCATCTTTGGTGCCGGTCGTTTATGCGGCGGATGAAACATTAGCGATTACAGTGATGGAAGATTTGTCTCATCTTGTCATTGCAAGAGAAGGGTTGATTAACGGACAAAATTTCCCTAGACTGTCGCAGGATATTGGAGAATACTTGGCGCAGACTTTGTTCCATACATCAGATTATGGTCTTCATCCTTTTGAAAAAAAACGTCTTGTTGCCGAGTTCACTAATCCAGAGCTTTGTAAGATCACAGAAGATCTTATTTTCACGGATCCATTTTTTGACCTTGAAACCAATAATTACGAACCACAGCTTCAATCAACTGCAGAAGCAATTTGGAAAGACCAAAAATTACAACTAGAAGTAGCTAAATTGAAAAAGAGCTTTTTAACTGAATCAGAAGCCTTGTTGCACGGGGATCTTCACACAGGCAGTATTTTTGCTAGTACAACTGAAACCAAAGTTATCGATCCAGAGTTTGGTTTTTATGGTCCAATTGGATTCGATGTTGGCTTATTCCTAGGTAATTTGATTTTCCAATGGATTACGCGAGAAGGGATTGAGCGTCAGGTGATTGCCTCACACATTGAGAAAACGTGGGACGTTTTTGCTTTTTCGTTTAGTGAACTATGGAAAAGGGAGAGCGTTGAATCGTTTAGAGACACTCAAGGTTATTTAGAATTTGTTCTGGATAAAGTGTTAACAGATGCGGCAGGTTTTGCGGGCTGTGAATTGATTCGCCGAACAATTGGTTTAGCTCACGTTAAAGATTTGGACAGTATAGCAGAGACAGAAAAAAGAATTAACAGTAAAGAACAAGCGCTATATACAGGGCGAGCATTGATCCTGCAGCGTCAACAAATTGACTCAATCACTGATTTTCTAAAGATTTTACAGGAGGTGTACAAATGA
- the mtnW gene encoding 2,3-diketo-5-methylthiopentyl-1-phosphate enolase: MSTLTATYQLYGKSGSFEQKAEGIALGLTIGSWTNLPLLEQEQLKHHKGNVVSIKEYEENPHPLKPGLIKAEVAIAYPSANFSADLPAILTTVFGKLSLDGEVKLLDLEFSDDLLKHFPGPRFGIEEIRHTLGVTDRPLLMSIFKGVIGRDLEYLSTQLRHQALGGVDLVKDDEILFDNPLTPFEKRITTGKEVLQQVFEETGHRTLYAVNLSGRTSELRGKAKKARELGADALLFNVHAYGLDVMQELVEDEDIALPLMAHPAFSGAFTSSSFYGLATSLALGKLTRYAGADFSLFPSPYGSVALEKASALSLGEELTKENSLKRSFPVPSAGIHPGLVPLLMADYGIDSVINAGGGVHGHPAGAVGGGQAFRQAIDAVLQGETLQNASKQHEQLQTALELWGSKN; this comes from the coding sequence ATGAGCACTTTAACTGCTACTTACCAATTATATGGAAAATCAGGTTCCTTTGAGCAAAAAGCTGAAGGCATTGCGTTAGGACTGACAATTGGATCTTGGACCAACCTGCCCCTTCTTGAACAAGAGCAATTAAAACATCATAAAGGAAATGTTGTTTCCATAAAAGAATATGAAGAAAATCCTCATCCCTTAAAACCAGGTTTGATAAAAGCTGAAGTTGCAATTGCTTATCCATCAGCAAATTTCTCAGCGGACCTTCCGGCCATCTTAACAACCGTTTTCGGAAAATTATCTTTGGATGGTGAAGTAAAGCTATTGGATCTGGAATTCAGCGATGACTTGTTAAAGCATTTTCCAGGACCTCGCTTTGGTATTGAAGAAATCCGCCATACACTTGGGGTCACTGACCGACCGCTTCTCATGAGCATATTCAAAGGCGTCATCGGGCGTGACTTAGAGTACTTGTCTACTCAATTGCGCCATCAAGCATTAGGCGGCGTAGATCTCGTTAAAGATGATGAAATTCTATTTGATAACCCTCTGACACCATTTGAAAAGAGAATTACTACAGGCAAAGAAGTGTTGCAACAAGTTTTTGAGGAAACGGGTCACCGTACACTTTATGCAGTAAACCTTTCTGGAAGAACCTCTGAGCTGAGAGGAAAAGCTAAAAAAGCGCGCGAACTGGGTGCTGATGCACTATTGTTCAATGTTCACGCATACGGCTTGGATGTAATGCAAGAGCTCGTTGAAGACGAAGATATTGCTTTGCCGCTGATGGCACATCCCGCATTCAGCGGTGCTTTTACTTCCTCTTCTTTTTATGGGCTTGCCACATCACTCGCACTTGGCAAACTGACCCGTTACGCTGGTGCAGATTTCTCACTTTTCCCATCTCCTTACGGGAGTGTCGCATTGGAAAAAGCTTCTGCCCTTTCGCTCGGTGAAGAATTGACTAAGGAAAACTCCTTAAAACGTAGTTTTCCAGTTCCATCAGCTGGTATTCACCCAGGACTTGTCCCATTGCTAATGGCTGACTATGGCATCGATAGTGTGATTAATGCCGGTGGTGGTGTTCACGGACATCCAGCTGGAGCGGTTGGAGGCGGACAAGCTTTTAGACAAGCGATTGATGCCGTACTACAAGGGGAAACCTTACAAAACGCCAGTAAACAGCACGAACAGCTACAAACAGCACTTGAGTTATGGGGGTCAAAAAATTGA
- a CDS encoding 2-hydroxy-3-keto-5-methylthiopentenyl-1-phosphate phosphatase yields MNKPIIFCDFDGTITANDNIIAIMKKFDPPGWEPIKNQILDQSITIREGVAKMFSLLPVAEKDDIISYVLEQAEIREGFRDFVAYVKNHELSLYIVSGGIDFFVYPLLNPFGPYDGIYCNSADFSKELINIEFPHGCDDICTSQGCGCCKPSIIRELLDEGTNSIVIGDSISDWEAAKEADFVIARDLLAEKCKEAKIAYQPFETFHEVIAIVDKYIGVKS; encoded by the coding sequence TTGAACAAACCAATTATTTTTTGTGATTTTGATGGCACGATCACAGCCAACGATAACATCATTGCCATCATGAAAAAATTCGATCCGCCTGGTTGGGAACCTATTAAAAACCAAATTCTCGATCAATCTATAACCATACGTGAAGGTGTAGCGAAAATGTTTTCACTGCTTCCCGTCGCAGAAAAAGATGACATTATTTCATATGTTCTTGAGCAAGCGGAAATACGTGAAGGCTTTCGTGATTTTGTAGCCTATGTAAAAAATCACGAACTTTCTTTATACATTGTCAGCGGTGGTATTGATTTTTTTGTGTATCCTCTTCTTAACCCTTTTGGTCCCTATGACGGCATCTATTGCAACAGCGCAGATTTTTCAAAAGAGCTGATCAATATCGAGTTTCCGCATGGCTGTGATGACATTTGTACAAGTCAAGGGTGTGGATGCTGTAAACCGTCTATCATTCGTGAACTTTTAGACGAAGGTACTAACAGCATCGTTATTGGAGATTCGATTAGCGACTGGGAAGCTGCTAAAGAAGCTGATTTTGTCATCGCTAGAGATTTACTGGCCGAAAAATGCAAAGAAGCTAAAATCGCTTATCAACCATTCGAAACTTTCCACGAAGTGATCGCTATAGTGGATAAATATATAGGAGTGAAGTCATGA
- a CDS encoding methylthioribulose 1-phosphate dehydratase: MIAVNEKWLELADVKDELAVRDWFMGTSGNLAIKVADEPLEFLVTASGKDKKKRTDEDFLLVDGNGQPIIERFLTPSAETLLHCAIYKKTNAGCSLHVHTVANNVISELYGDAGKIDFQGQELIKAFGLWEEDAVLTIPIIANHADIPTLTREFESTISADKGAVLIRNHGITVWGKNSFEAKKLLEACEFLFQYQLALQLQLK, translated from the coding sequence ATGATTGCAGTGAATGAAAAATGGCTTGAACTGGCGGACGTTAAAGATGAACTAGCAGTTCGTGATTGGTTTATGGGGACGAGTGGAAATCTTGCTATTAAAGTCGCTGATGAACCACTCGAATTCTTAGTCACTGCCAGTGGCAAAGATAAGAAAAAACGGACAGATGAAGACTTTCTACTAGTGGATGGAAATGGACAACCTATTATCGAAAGATTTTTAACACCCTCTGCTGAAACTTTATTGCATTGTGCAATTTATAAAAAAACCAATGCCGGTTGCAGCCTTCACGTCCATACAGTTGCCAATAATGTCATTTCAGAATTATATGGGGACGCTGGAAAAATCGACTTTCAAGGACAGGAACTGATTAAAGCTTTTGGATTATGGGAAGAAGACGCGGTCCTAACAATTCCTATTATTGCAAATCACGCAGATATTCCCACACTCACCCGTGAGTTTGAATCCACTATTTCTGCAGATAAAGGAGCTGTTCTAATCCGTAACCATGGGATTACTGTTTGGGGGAAAAATAGCTTTGAAGCGAAAAAGCTACTTGAAGCTTGTGAATTTTTGTTTCAATACCAATTGGCTTTACAACTACAATTAAAGTAA
- a CDS encoding 1,2-dihydroxy-3-keto-5-methylthiopentene dioxygenase — translation MAIIKIQGTEKTIEAQNEVAAFLEQQEVVYEHWDIDKLPAHLREKFDLTDTEKDEILQAFQTEISDISERRGYQAADIISLSDSNPKLDELLKNFQRKHIHTDDEVRYIVSGHGVFIIQGKDEKFFEVHLTPGDLISVPENITHYFTLAEDRKVVAIRIFVTTEGWVPVYQEESHV, via the coding sequence ATGGCTATCATTAAAATTCAAGGAACAGAAAAAACGATTGAAGCGCAAAACGAAGTCGCTGCATTTTTGGAACAACAAGAGGTTGTTTACGAGCATTGGGATATCGATAAATTACCAGCCCATTTACGCGAAAAATTCGATTTGACGGATACCGAAAAAGATGAAATTCTTCAAGCATTTCAAACAGAAATCAGTGATATTTCAGAACGTCGAGGCTATCAGGCAGCGGATATCATTTCTTTATCAGACTCTAACCCTAAATTAGATGAGCTGTTAAAAAACTTCCAACGCAAACATATTCATACTGATGATGAAGTACGTTACATCGTCAGTGGACATGGGGTTTTCATTATTCAAGGAAAAGATGAGAAGTTCTTTGAAGTTCATTTGACACCAGGCGACCTCATTTCGGTTCCTGAAAACATCACACATTACTTTACACTTGCTGAAGATCGGAAAGTCGTGGCCATTCGTATTTTCGTTACAACTGAAGGATGGGTTCCGGTTTACCAAGAAGAAAGCCACGTATAA